The Calditrichota bacterium DNA segment CGATAACTCGAGTTGCCGGACAGGAAGACGGCGCATCCAAAGGCCATCCTCCAATCGAAGGGACCCATTCTCCCGGTGAATACAACATCCCGGCCGGAGCGCCGCTCGCCATTAGCCTCCACAGTAACGTCCCGGTTGGAGACGACCCGAACATACCAGTCCGTCGGGTCATCGTAGGGCGGCATCTCCCCAAACTCACCCCATGCCGGGTCGCCCGACCGACGCAGCAAGTTCTGTCGGTAAGAGAGCCAATGCGGCGCAAGGACGGTGTCGGAGACGGGATGGAAGAGGCGGGTCGTCAGCGCGAAGGTGACGGTGTCTTCGAGCAGGCAGCGGCTGAGGCCGATGAATGCCGCATCGAAACTGCCGAAGTGGGCATTCGCAATGGAGTCCGAAAAGGCAGCTCGCGAGTCACGGATCTGAAAATACCCCGCCGAATCGGTTCGGGACCAAGTCAGCAGGTAGTCGTCGCTGACGAACTTGCGGGCCGCCATCCGGGTTTCGATCCGGACGTCGATCCCGGTGTCGGAGTAGGTGATGGTGAAGAACGTCGAGTCGTAGAGCGATTCGCCCCAGGGCGGAATCCAGACGTCGGCGTTGGCAGCCAGCGGCGTCAGGAAGACGAGCGCCAGCGCCGAGAGCGCCGCGCAAGAGAGTCTGATCTGATGCATCGTTCCCTCATATCGACAGACAATAAGTGTCGGTTGTCCGTTATCGGGTAGCGCCGTCATCAAGGCGGATATTCATCATCCCGGTAGCGCCGTCATCAAGGCGGATATTCATCATCCCGGTAGCGCCGTCATCAAGACGAATTTTCATCATCCAGGTAGCGCCGTCATCAAGACGGATTTTCATCATCCAGGTAGCGCCGTCATCCTGACGGCATTTGCGCAACTGCCTCCAGGACGGCGCCCTGTTCACCCCCCGTACTCCCCCCACACCTCGCGCAGCGCATCGGCGATTTCGCCGAGCGTCGCGTGAGCCTTTGCCGCAGTCAGGATATGCTCAAAAAGCGGTGCCTCTTCACTTCGTGCCGCTTCAACCAGGTCTTCAAGCGCATGTCGGGCTTTAGCCTCGTCGCGGCTCTTTCGAAACGCGCGCACCCGTTCGACTTGCTCGGTTTCGGCGCCGGGCGGGATCTTAAGGATCTCCGGCGGCGTCTCATTCTCAATGCGGAAGCGGTTGACTCCGACGACAATCCTCCGGCCCGATTCGACCTCTTGCTGAAACCTCCAGGCCGACGCTGCGATAGCATTCTCTATGACCCGGCCCTCGATGGCTTTCACCGCTCCGCCTAACTTGTCGATGCGGGCGATCTCGGCAGATGCTTCCGCTTCGAGGCGGTCGGTTAGGGATTCGATGTAAGGCGCCCCGCCGAGTGGATCGGGCTCGCCCGTGACGCCCGATTCAAAGGCGAGCACCTGCTGGGTCCGGAGCGCCAGGCGCGCGGTCTCTTCGGTCGGCAGGCCAAGCGCTTCGTCGAGAGCGTTGGTGTGAAGCGACTGCGTCCCGCCCAGGATGGCGGCGAGCGCTTCGATGGTCGTCCGGACGACGTTTACTCCCGGCTGCTGGGCGGTGAGCGACGAACCGGCGGTCTGGGTATGAAACCGCAACTGCCAACTGCGCGGGTCCTTGGCGCCAAACCGCTCCTGCAT contains these protein-coding regions:
- a CDS encoding methylmalonyl-CoA mutase, which produces MFRDRLWTMRQYAGYATATETNRRFRQLLDDGQTGLSVAFDLPTQIGYDPDAPASSGEVGRVGVSIATLDDMRRLMHGIPLDRVSTSMTINATAPILLAFYVAVAGEQGVPPSALRGTVQNDILKEYIARGTYIYPPAPSLRLTVDLMRYAAAKIPHWNTISISGYHIREAGATAAQELAFTLANAIAYVEAAVQRGLEVDTFAPRLSFFFNAWIDLFEEVAKFRAARRMWCKIMQERFGAKDPRSWQLRFHTQTAGSSLTAQQPGVNVVRTTIEALAAILGGTQSLHTNALDEALGLPTEETARLALRTQQVLAFESGVTGEPDPLGGAPYIESLTDRLEAEASAEIARIDKLGGAVKAIEGRVIENAIAASAWRFQQEVESGRRIVVGVNRFRIENETPPEILKIPPGAETEQVERVRAFRKSRDEAKARHALEDLVEAARSEEAPLFEHILTAAKAHATLGEIADALREVWGEYGG